The Sphaerisporangium siamense genome includes the window GCCGGCCGCGTCGCCGGCGGCGACATCGCCGGCGACGTCCGTGAGCAGGCGCCCACAGCCCTCCATCGAACCGAGCAGGACGCTTCCCGCGCCCAGCAGGCCGGCCGCGACGGCGCCCTGGATCGCCTCCGGAGCCACCCAGAACGTCAGCCGCGCGGCGAGCGCGCTGGGCGTCAGCCCGTGGTCGAGCAGGCTCACCAGCACCGCGTCGACCACCTTGGCCTCGGCGGGGGTCGGCCTGCGTCCGGTCACCGCGAGCAGCGCGACCTCGGTGTAGGTCAGCTCGCCGATCAGGTCGTCGACGAGATCCAGTCCGCGCACCCGCACGTGGTGCTCGTTCGCCGCTCCCACCGCGGTGCCGATCTCCAGCGGCACGCTGCGCCCGCTCACCGCGACGTCTCCTCGGCGCGCGTGGCGGAGCACGCGTGCTCGTCCCGGATGGCGGCCGGATCGTGCGGATCGTGTGGGGAGCTCGCTGTCGACCGAGCGTTCATGTTCCGTCTCCCACCCCGAGGGTGTCCATGGTCTGGTGGTCGGACTCGGCCGGCGTCGGCAGCCCGAGCGCCGCGAACCGGCGCAGCGGCGTGGCCCCGAGCCGCCGCCGGACCGCGTCGGTCACGTCGGAGTATGTGAACTCGTCAGCGAGGCGCACGCTCTCCTGTTCCTGAGGAGGCTCCCACCGGGCGAGCCGGCGGCCGGCCGCGGTGAAGGTCTGCCCGGTGATGTGGCGGTTGGCCGGGTCGAGCAGCACGCGGATGAGCTCGGCGATCAGTTCGGGGCCCTGTCGCTCGGCGTCGGGCCTGCTGGCCTGCATCCGGTCGCTGAGCCGCGAGGTCATGCGCGTCGCCGCGGAGGGGACGACGACGTTGACGTTGACGCCGTAGCGTCCCATCGCCAGCGCCGTGCTCTGCGCGAGGCCCACGACGCCCGCCTTGGCCGCCGCGTAGTTGGCCTGCGCCGGGCTGCCCTCCAGGCCCGCCGCCGAGCTCAACAGCACGATGCTCCCGCTACGCTGGCGGCGCATCTGCTCGGTGGCGAAGCGCACGCAGTTGAACGTGCCCTTGAGATGCACGGCGACGACCGAGTCCCACTCGTCCTCCGCCATGTTGAAGATCATGCGCTCGCGCAGGATGCCGTGGCAGGTCACAAGGCCGTCGAGCGAGCCGAACTCCTCGACCGCGCGCCGGACCAGGTCGGCCGCCGCGTCGAACGAGACGACGTCGTGCTGGTGGGCCACGGCGCGGCCGCCTCGGGCCCGGATCTCCTCGACCACGGACTCCGCCACCTGCCGGTCCGGGTCGTGGCCGTCGACGGAGACCCCCAGATCGCTCACGACGACGCCGTAGCCCGCGGCCGCGACGCACTTGGCCACCGCGGCTCCGATGCCGCCACCCGCGCCAGTTACGATCACTCCGCCCGGCACAGCCACCTCACGCGCTCACTGACGACGCGGCGGAGCGGTCGAGCGCACCCGAGGCCGTCGCCCCGGCGATCCGCCCGAACACCGAGCCCGCCGTGAGCCCGCTGCCCCCCGGGTAGTTGAAGTAGAAGATCCCGCCGACGATCTCCCCGCACGCGTACAGCCCGGGAATGGGCTCCCCGGTGACATCGATCACCCGCGCCGACGTGTCGATCTTCAGGCCGCCGAAGGTGAACGTGATTCCACACGTCACCGCGTAGGCCTCGTAGGGTGGCGAATCGAGCGTGTTGGCCCAGTTCGACTTCGGCACCGCCAGCCCGGTGGTACCCCGCCCGTCCTTGACGTTGGGGTTGAACGGGACCGATCGGTCGACCGCCGCGTTGTACTCGCGGACCGTCCGCAGGAACTGCTCCTCATCGATGCCGTCCATCCTCCGGACGAGTTCCTCCAGGGTCGGCGCCACGATCTTCGTGACCTGCCGGATCCGGTACTCGTCGCGCAGCAGGTGGGTCACCTTGCTGTCGAAGACCTGCCAGGCGATCTGGCCCGGCTGCCGCAGGACCTCCTGGCCGTACTTCGCGTAGGTGTAGTTCCGGAAATCCGCGCCTTCGTCGACGAACCGCTCGCCGCGGCTGTTGACGATGACCCCGAAGGGATAGCTGTGCTTCTGGAACCCGTCGCCGACCACGCGGTCACCGAACGCGGGCGCGTTGCTGTCCCAGCCCACCGCGTGGCAGCCCGACCAGTTGCCCCACGACATGGCGCCGATGTCCATCGCCATGCGGTGTCCGTCGCCCACGTCGAACTGGGTGCCGCGGACCTTGGCGAACTCCCATCCCGGTCCCAGGTAGCGGGTGCGCCACTCCGCGTTGGCCTGGAATCCACCGCAGGCCAGCACGACGGCGTCAGCGGAGATCGTCCGGATCTGCCCGCCGGCCCGGGCCACGACGCCGGTCACCCTGCCGCCGCCCTCGGTGAGGCCGATGGCCCGGTGGCCATAGAACACCTTGCCGCCCGCCGACTCGAACGCGTCGAACAGCGAGTCGACGAGCCCGGGGCCGCCTCCGTTGGCCTCCAGCGTCAGGCCTCCCCAGAAGGTGAACTTCCCGTCCACCTGGAACGCCTGGCGGCCGTAGATCGGCAGGAACCGGACTCCCTTGTCGCGCATCCACTTCAACGTGTCGAAGCTGCGCGTCACGAGCAGGTCGACCAGGTCGGGGTCGCAGCGGTACTGCGTGACCCGGGCCATGTCGTCGAAGAACTGGTCCTTCGAGTAGCTGCCGAAGTCGGTCTTCGCGAGCTGTTCTTCCGACAGGTCGGGGACGAGTTGGAGGATGTCCGCCCTGCCGTCGTAGGCGAAGCGCATGGCTCCCGCGGTGAATCCGGAGTTCCCCCCACGCTCGGACTCCGGGGCGGCTTCGAGCAGCGTCACCTCGGCACCACCCTCGAGGGCGGCCAGCGCGCTACACAAGCCGGCGTTACCGCCGCCGATGACGACAACTCGACTCTGACCCATGCCTGCCCCTCTCCTTGCATGTGCAACGTAAACTCTAATATATCAGATGTCAATGCTCCGACCGAGCGGCCCCGGTCGCGCGCCGGGTGGTGCGCGGACGGGCTGAGATGCCGTCATGGGTGAGCCTTCGCGTCGCGAAGTGCCACCGCGAGGCGAACCCCGGCCTCCCCGACGGACGTCAGTGGTGGCGTGCCGAAACGCCGTCCGCCGAAGTGACACCGAGCCGGCGGGAGGGGATTACGGCAGGTGTGAGCCAGACGTTCCAGCGCCGCCTGCGAGGCGCGGGCGGGGCGAGGCCGGGGATGGCCGGTGTCACCGGTCCCGTTCGGGGTGTCCTCGGCCGTGTCGCCGAGGTCACGGCCACGGGCCGGGGTTCGGGCGGTGCCCGGTGAACCCGTGGACGCTGACCTACGACCGCTTCGACCCGGTGGAGGACGCGCACCGCGCGCCGCGGCGGCGTCAGAACCGCGCCGGCCACCAACACGAGCAGGCGTACCAGGGGGATCCGCATACCGGGCAGGCGGATCATGAGCCATGACGCGTCGTAAGATCGACTTCCTGCGGGACACAGTGCCTTGCTTACAAGCGTCCACACCTCCTGCGGAAGGCGGGGGTGCCGCGCTCAGGTCGTGAAAGGGCTCAGTGTCCGGGCGAGGGTGACGGGGAGGGGCCGCCCGTGGTGCGGCGGCGGATGAGCAGGGATACCGCACCGCCGACGGCGATCGTCAGGCCGACCGCGAGATACGCGCCGTCGAAGGCCCCGGTGGTGTAGATCGGCCGGCCGCCGACCACCTGGGCGATGTTGCTGTTCATGACGACGAACACCACCGGGGTGACGATCGACGCGATGAGCGTGCGGCTGACCTCGACGATGCTGGAGCTGATCACCTGGCGTTCCGGCGGGACGGACTCGATCACCAGGTTCGGAATCGCGGCGGAGCCCACGCCCAGGCCAAGCGCGGCGATCGTGGTCGCCACCATCAGCATGGCGTAGTCCGCCTTGAACAGCGCCGAGGCGATCGTCCCGAGGACCAGCACGCCGGAGGCGATGATCAGGTGCCGGCGGGCTCCCTGCCTGGCGGTCAGGCCCACCAGCAGGCCGCCGACGACCAGGCCGGCCCCGGAGACCATCCCGAACATCGCGTAGCCGGTGGCGTTCAGGCCGAATCCGTAGCCGACGCCGATCTCGCGCGGTGTCATCGCCAGAATCGGCAGGACCAGCGTGATCGACGCGCCCGCCCCGTACACCAGGCCGCCGCCCGCCACGATGGGCAGCAGGCCGCGGCTGCCCAGCAGTCGCAGGTCGATCAGCGGCTGGGCGACCCGCCGCGCCTGGAGCACCCAGCACACGACGAGCGCCAGACCGACGAGGACCAGCGCCACCACCGGCAGGGACACGAACCCGAGTTCCGGCGCGATGCTCACCCCGAGCAGGATCGCCGCGACGCCGAAGCCCAGCAGCGCGGCTCCGGCGAAGTCGGGCCGGGACTCGGGGGCCCGGACGCCGCTCTCCGGGACCACGGCCGCGGCCAGCGCCAGCAGCACCGTGGTCAGCACGGCGAGGAACCAGAAGACGCCGCCCACGCCGTAGCCGTCGATCAGCCGGCCCGCCAGGAACGGCTGGCCGATGACGATGAGTCCGGTGCCCGTGACCGTGACGCTGACCGCGAAGGTCACCAACCTCGGGGGAAAGAGGTCTCTGATCAGCGAGTAGCACAGGAAGACCAGCGCGAACGCGGCGCCCTGCAACGCCCGGCCGATCGCGAACATCAGGAAGGAGGGCGCGAGCGCGGAGACCACCGATCCGATCGTGGTGACGCCCAGCACGATGAGCAGGATCTTCTTCTTGCCCACGATGTCGGCGATCTTGCCGATCAGCGGCATGGCGACCGCCGCCGCCAGGAAGGCGGCGGTGAGCGTCCAGCTCGCCTGGGTGGTCCGGTACTCCCCGCTGATCGCGGGCAGCGCCGTACTTGCGAGGCTCATCGACACCGGAATGACCTCGGAGACGAGCACCAGGACGATCAGCCGTCCGACCCAGCGGGCCGACCAGCGTACGTCAGGATCGCCGGCATGCGCGCCGGTGTGCCCGCCGGCCACCTGGTTCGCGGTCATCGTTCCCCCCGCACGGCCAAGCCTGCCCGGGTGTGGTCCAGCGCCAGGGCGTTCTCGGTGGTCTCGTAGCCGACGTCCTTGCCGCCGACGTCGTGGGCGCCGTTCCCGCGCGAGCGCAGGGCGCCTTCGGCGGGGTCGGCGATCGTCCCGGCGAAGGTCTGCCACCGCTCGACGCCGATGGCGTCGAGCCGGAGGTGACCGGGGGAGCGGATGGGCATGCGCGGTCCTTTCGGGGGGTGGGCCAGGGGGAGCCGTAGGGCGGATGTCATGCCGCCGACGCTGCGATCAGGTGGCCGCCGAGATCCGCCGACCTCGGGGTCGCGTCGAAGCTCCTTGCTGAGGTGACGGTAGGAAACGGCAGGTGCCGCCGCATCGCGGATCCCGTTCATCGGGACGAGTCCCACCACCGCCCGCTTGGCGCGCGACACCCGTTCGTGCCCGCCGGCCATGGTCGTCACCGGATCACGCCCACCTGTACCGCCGTAGAGACGGCCCCGCCGCGGCCGGTGGTGGAAATGTCATGCGATCAGCGGCGAAACAGTGAAGGCGTACCGAGCTGTCTCGCCGGTGGCCGCCGCGGTTCGCGCTTTGGCGACCTCCCCGCCTCCCAGCCGGTCGTCATGACCGGCGTTCGTGTGTTGATGTGGACGGGGAATTCGCGAGATCCTGATACCTGAATCCCGCTAACGTGGGGCATGTGGCGGTAGATCTACGCGGAGGTACGGGGTTGGCCGGCGACAAGCAGGTGGGAGTCAATCTCAGGACGAACGTGCCGCATTCGGCGCGCGTCTATGACTACCTCCTGGGTGGCAAGGACAATTTCGAGGCCGACCGCACGGCGGCCGAGGACGTCATCAAGATCGCGCCTTACATGCCGACGTCCGTACGCGCCAACCGCGACTTCATGGTCAGGGTGACCCGCTACCTGGCGGCCGAGCGTGGCGTCGACCAGTTCATCGACATCGGAACCGGGCTGCCCACCTCGCCCAACCTGCACGAGGTGGCCCAGCGGGCCAATCCGGCCGCGCGGATCATCTACGTGGACAACGACCCGCTCGTCCTCGTGCACGCCCGCGCCCTGCTCACCAGCACTCCGGAGGGCAGGACCCGCTACATCCAGGCCGACCTGAACGACCCGGACGCCATCATCGGCTCGTCCGAGGTGCGCGACACCTTCGACTTCTCCCGTCCCGTCGCGCTGTGCCTGATCGCCGTGGTGCACTTCATCCATGACGAGGACGCCGTACGCTCGATCATCGAACGCTTGATGAAGCCGCTGCCCGCGGGCAGCTTCCTGACCCTGTCCACCATCGCGCTCGACAGCGCGCCGGGCGACCTGGTGCGCGAGGCCGTCGCCCAGTACAACCGCCGCGGCATCATGTCGAAGGCCCGCACCAGAGCGCAGATCGAGGAGTTCTTCGCCGGGTTCGAGCTGATCGAGCCGGGCGTGGTGCCGGTGCACCGATGGCGGCCGGACGAGCAGGCGTTCCTCGTGAGGGACTCCATGGTGTCGATGTACGGCGGGCTGGCCGTCAAAGGCTGAGCCCTGACCCCTTTAATGAGACAAATAGCCGTAATAGCCATGAGTGTAATAAATCAGCCCCGACGGATAGCACGTATGTTCGAATAGCATAAGAAAGCTACGCCCGAGTTCGGTGATCAGCCATACCTAAAAACGGTTGATTTCAGGTCGAATCCGTAAAATGGTGGCGATGATGTCGTCGGCGGCGGTGTAGAGGTCTACCTCGCCGGTGAGCAGTTGCCGTGCCAGGGCGTCGAGGCGGTCGCCGTGCAGGTCGGTGAATCTGGACCGGAGCTGTGCCAGGGCGGCGTTCTCGATCTCTTCGCGGGCTCGGGTCAGGCGGCGGCGGTGGTCCTCGCCGGACTTCTCCAGGTGGGCCGCGTGGTCGTCCAGTGCGGTCAGGAGATCGTCGGCGCCGTCGCCTCTGGTGGCGACCGTGGGCACCGTCGGAGGGCGCCACGGCCCCTTCGCCAGGCTCGTCATCCTGCGGAGCTCGCGGATGGTGGCCTGGGCGCCGTCGTGGTCGGCCTTGTTGACCACGAAGACGTCGGCGATCTCCAGGATGCCCGCCTTTGCGGTCTGGACGTCGTCTCCCATCCCGGGGGCGAGCAGTACCACGGTGGTGTCGGCGAGCCTGGCGATGTCGACCTCGATCTGCCCGACGCCGACCGTCTCCAGCAGGATCACGTCGTACCCCGCCGCCGCCAGGACCCGCAGCGCCTGCGGGGCGGCCCAGGCCAGGCCACCCAGACGCCCCCGGCTGGACATGCTGCGGATGAAGACGTCCGGATCGGTGCCGTGATCGCGCATGCGCACGCGGTCGCCGAGGAGCGCGCCGCCGGTGAACGGGCTGGAGGGGTCGACGGCGAGCACGCCCACCCGGTGGCCGCGCCCGCGCAACCCCGCGATGAGCATGTTCGTGGTGGTGGACTTCCCCACCCCGGGCGCACCCGTCAAGCCGATCACACGTGCGCGGGACGGCCCGCTCGCGCCGACGGCCAACGCGGCCATGACGTGGCGCAGCACCCCGCCCCGGCCGGGGACCGCGGCGGCATCCTCGGCCAGCGAGATCAGCCGCGCCACCGCGCGCGGGCTGCCCCGCCGCACCGCGTCGGCGAGCTCCTGGACATCCGTGTTCCGCTCGGACGGCACCGGTGACCTCCCGCGAGCCTCAATCGTCCAACAGCTTCATGCGGTCCGGCGCGTAGCGTTCGCCCATGACGGCGCCGGCCGGGACGGCGCCGGCGGCCGCGGCGATGTCCGCGGCGGTGAGCGTGACCGTGGCCGCCGCCAGGTTCTCCTCAAGATGGGTGCGCCGGGTCGCCCCTTGGATCGGCACGACGTCCTCGCCCTGGGCGAGCAGCCAGGCCAGCGCGAGCTGGGCCGGTGTGAGCCCGAGCCGTGCCGCCTGCTCGGTCAGGGCGTCCACGATCGCGAGGTTGTGCCGCAGGTTCGCTTCGGCGAAGCGGGGCTGGGCCACCCGGCGGAAGTCGTCGCCGTCGAGGTCACCGGCCGAGCGGTACTTGCCGGTGAGGAAGCCGCGGCCCAGCGGCGAGTAGGGCACGATCCCGATTCCCAGCTCGCGGCACAGGTCGAGCTGGTCGTCCTCGATGTCACGCGACCACAGCGACCATTCGTTCTGCAGCGTGGTGATCGGGTGTACCGCGTGGGCGCGCCGGATCGTCTCCGTGGACGCCTCCGACAGCCCGACGCAGCGCACCTTGCCCTCGGCGACGAGTTCGGCGAGGGCGCCGACGGTGTCCTCGATCGGCACCGCCGGATCCACGCGATGTTGCTGGTACAGGTCGATGTGATCGACGCCGAGGCGTCTCAGCGACGCCTCGCAGGCCGAGCGGACGTAGTCGGGCCGGCCGCAGACGCCGATCGTCTGCCCGCCGCGCCGCACCACGCCGAACTTGGTGGCGAGCACGACCTGGTCGCGGCGGCCGGCG containing:
- a CDS encoding SDR family NAD(P)-dependent oxidoreductase, with amino-acid sequence MAVPGGVIVTGAGGGIGAAVAKCVAAAGYGVVVSDLGVSVDGHDPDRQVAESVVEEIRARGGRAVAHQHDVVSFDAAADLVRRAVEEFGSLDGLVTCHGILRERMIFNMAEDEWDSVVAVHLKGTFNCVRFATEQMRRQRSGSIVLLSSAAGLEGSPAQANYAAAKAGVVGLAQSTALAMGRYGVNVNVVVPSAATRMTSRLSDRMQASRPDAERQGPELIAELIRVLLDPANRHITGQTFTAAGRRLARWEPPQEQESVRLADEFTYSDVTDAVRRRLGATPLRRFAALGLPTPAESDHQTMDTLGVGDGT
- the tcuA gene encoding FAD-dependent tricarballylate dehydrogenase TcuA — protein: MGQSRVVVIGGGNAGLCSALAALEGGAEVTLLEAAPESERGGNSGFTAGAMRFAYDGRADILQLVPDLSEEQLAKTDFGSYSKDQFFDDMARVTQYRCDPDLVDLLVTRSFDTLKWMRDKGVRFLPIYGRQAFQVDGKFTFWGGLTLEANGGGPGLVDSLFDAFESAGGKVFYGHRAIGLTEGGGRVTGVVARAGGQIRTISADAVVLACGGFQANAEWRTRYLGPGWEFAKVRGTQFDVGDGHRMAMDIGAMSWGNWSGCHAVGWDSNAPAFGDRVVGDGFQKHSYPFGVIVNSRGERFVDEGADFRNYTYAKYGQEVLRQPGQIAWQVFDSKVTHLLRDEYRIRQVTKIVAPTLEELVRRMDGIDEEQFLRTVREYNAAVDRSVPFNPNVKDGRGTTGLAVPKSNWANTLDSPPYEAYAVTCGITFTFGGLKIDTSARVIDVTGEPIPGLYACGEIVGGIFYFNYPGGSGLTAGSVFGRIAGATASGALDRSAASSVSA
- a CDS encoding MFS transporter, whose protein sequence is MTANQVAGGHTGAHAGDPDVRWSARWVGRLIVLVLVSEVIPVSMSLASTALPAISGEYRTTQASWTLTAAFLAAAVAMPLIGKIADIVGKKKILLIVLGVTTIGSVVSALAPSFLMFAIGRALQGAAFALVFLCYSLIRDLFPPRLVTFAVSVTVTGTGLIVIGQPFLAGRLIDGYGVGGVFWFLAVLTTVLLALAAAVVPESGVRAPESRPDFAGAALLGFGVAAILLGVSIAPELGFVSLPVVALVLVGLALVVCWVLQARRVAQPLIDLRLLGSRGLLPIVAGGGLVYGAGASITLVLPILAMTPREIGVGYGFGLNATGYAMFGMVSGAGLVVGGLLVGLTARQGARRHLIIASGVLVLGTIASALFKADYAMLMVATTIAALGLGVGSAAIPNLVIESVPPERQVISSSIVEVSRTLIASIVTPVVFVVMNSNIAQVVGGRPIYTTGAFDGAYLAVGLTIAVGGAVSLLIRRRTTGGPSPSPSPGH
- a CDS encoding SAM-dependent methyltransferase, whose amino-acid sequence is MGVNLRTNVPHSARVYDYLLGGKDNFEADRTAAEDVIKIAPYMPTSVRANRDFMVRVTRYLAAERGVDQFIDIGTGLPTSPNLHEVAQRANPAARIIYVDNDPLVLVHARALLTSTPEGRTRYIQADLNDPDAIIGSSEVRDTFDFSRPVALCLIAVVHFIHDEDAVRSIIERLMKPLPAGSFLTLSTIALDSAPGDLVREAVAQYNRRGIMSKARTRAQIEEFFAGFELIEPGVVPVHRWRPDEQAFLVRDSMVSMYGGLAVKG
- the meaB gene encoding methylmalonyl Co-A mutase-associated GTPase MeaB; translated protein: MPSERNTDVQELADAVRRGSPRAVARLISLAEDAAAVPGRGGVLRHVMAALAVGASGPSRARVIGLTGAPGVGKSTTTNMLIAGLRGRGHRVGVLAVDPSSPFTGGALLGDRVRMRDHGTDPDVFIRSMSSRGRLGGLAWAAPQALRVLAAAGYDVILLETVGVGQIEVDIARLADTTVVLLAPGMGDDVQTAKAGILEIADVFVVNKADHDGAQATIRELRRMTSLAKGPWRPPTVPTVATRGDGADDLLTALDDHAAHLEKSGEDHRRRLTRAREEIENAALAQLRSRFTDLHGDRLDALARQLLTGEVDLYTAADDIIATILRIRPEINRF
- a CDS encoding aldo/keto reductase, producing the protein MTVPLRRLGPLDVSALGLGCMAMSDYYGAHDEAESLATIHRALDLGVTLLDTADAYGSGSNEELVGRAIAGRRDQVVLATKFGVVRRGGQTIGVCGRPDYVRSACEASLRRLGVDHIDLYQQHRVDPAVPIEDTVGALAELVAEGKVRCVGLSEASTETIRRAHAVHPITTLQNEWSLWSRDIEDDQLDLCRELGIGIVPYSPLGRGFLTGKYRSAGDLDGDDFRRVAQPRFAEANLRHNLAIVDALTEQAARLGLTPAQLALAWLLAQGEDVVPIQGATRRTHLEENLAAATVTLTAADIAAAAGAVPAGAVMGERYAPDRMKLLDD